One segment of Sulfobacillus thermosulfidooxidans DSM 9293 DNA contains the following:
- a CDS encoding sensor histidine kinase produces MNTRQWLKFKRVEEREIIRQRISVAFINMAVLAVIWTVLAGFVYSMDQRQYLQAVDHQLENLAWHMSRSCPHCQKAVVAEMEHEPLTQVPDVHLLLWDSSNPPHVVASYHPFPQTSKSEIQSLLDAHLSSHPVYYSVRILNVSYRVMQWPIRPGLTGQVFENIQDDESRLARLLTLLVWGGALGLILSVLGGFLMGLWTLRPILAVRRREQEFLSDVSHELRTPLFAMTAHVELLLSHSHDRIEEHLPWIEALYSETQRMANLVKDLLEIGHLEEGAGSLNLSTVSLQEICEEVFAIYQPVCELSGLNLALDIADDALVRADPQRLRQLLLIFLDNAHKYTHQGGCTIRIRVRKHHAEIHLEDTGSGMSAAVLPKATRRFVRGDEGEGVSPKGSGLGLAIAQKIVQAHRAKLILSSVPGQGTHVTVIFRRIHREHGISPRKS; encoded by the coding sequence ATGAATACCCGGCAGTGGTTGAAATTTAAGCGGGTCGAAGAACGCGAGATTATTCGCCAGCGGATATCTGTGGCGTTCATTAACATGGCGGTACTGGCCGTGATTTGGACGGTGTTAGCTGGGTTTGTCTACAGTATGGATCAAAGACAATATCTTCAGGCGGTCGATCATCAACTCGAGAATCTTGCTTGGCATATGAGCCGTTCCTGCCCACATTGTCAAAAGGCCGTGGTGGCTGAAATGGAGCATGAACCGTTAACCCAGGTTCCCGATGTGCACCTCCTGTTATGGGATTCCTCAAATCCGCCACATGTGGTAGCCTCCTATCACCCCTTTCCCCAGACCAGCAAATCCGAAATCCAATCGCTATTGGATGCGCATTTGTCTAGCCACCCCGTATATTATTCGGTGCGAATCCTCAACGTATCCTACCGGGTCATGCAGTGGCCCATTCGTCCGGGTTTAACAGGCCAAGTATTTGAAAACATTCAAGATGATGAATCCCGTTTGGCCCGGTTGCTCACCCTATTAGTGTGGGGAGGTGCCCTGGGGCTCATTTTGTCGGTCCTAGGGGGATTTCTCATGGGACTATGGACTCTTCGACCGATCTTAGCGGTGAGACGCCGCGAACAAGAATTTCTCTCGGATGTGTCGCATGAACTGCGAACACCCCTTTTTGCCATGACTGCGCATGTCGAGTTGCTCCTGTCCCATTCCCACGACCGGATTGAAGAACACCTTCCCTGGATTGAGGCGCTTTATAGTGAGACCCAGCGCATGGCCAATTTGGTCAAGGATTTGTTAGAGATAGGGCATTTGGAGGAAGGGGCTGGATCTTTAAATCTCAGTACCGTCTCATTGCAAGAGATTTGTGAGGAGGTTTTTGCGATTTATCAGCCGGTTTGTGAGCTCTCGGGACTTAATTTGGCGCTGGACATTGCTGACGATGCCCTCGTTCGTGCCGATCCCCAGCGCCTTCGTCAATTACTCCTCATTTTTTTGGATAACGCGCACAAATATACTCACCAAGGCGGATGCACGATTCGGATCAGAGTGCGCAAACATCACGCCGAAATTCATCTAGAAGATACCGGCAGCGGAATGTCAGCGGCCGTGTTACCCAAAGCGACCCGGCGGTTTGTCCGCGGGGATGAGGGAGAGGGAGTATCCCCTAAAGGTTCGGGGCTCGGTTTAGCTATTGCCCAAAAGATTGTTCAAGCCCACCGCGCCAAATTGATTCTATCTAGTGTCCCGGGACAAGGAACCCATGTCACGGTGATTTTTCGCCGGATTCACCGGGAACACGGGATTTCGCCGAGGAAATCCTAA
- a CDS encoding response regulator transcription factor: MPTILLAEDDQTLRVALCDMLQAEHYDVYTCSHGDDALDQALNGSYDLILLDVLLPGLNGYDIAAQVRQHKIPTPIIMITAKDRVDDRVQGLDAGADDYLVKPFALTELHARIRAQLRRSALGYQESDVLEFDNMRYRFATRELTIGSQTLALSPKEALLMELFLRYPHWVLTRQQLMDRLWGEGTEILDNALEAHISKLRRRLVACGGPDIVAVRGLGYRLGETV; encoded by the coding sequence ATGCCGACGATTTTATTGGCAGAAGATGATCAGACCTTGCGCGTGGCACTTTGTGACATGTTGCAAGCGGAGCATTATGATGTGTATACTTGTTCCCACGGCGACGATGCACTAGACCAGGCCTTGAATGGATCGTATGACCTTATCCTGTTAGATGTCCTTCTGCCTGGGCTTAATGGCTATGATATTGCGGCTCAGGTTAGACAGCACAAAATCCCCACTCCGATTATTATGATTACGGCCAAAGACCGGGTCGATGACCGTGTACAAGGTCTTGATGCCGGGGCTGATGATTATTTAGTCAAACCTTTCGCCTTGACCGAGCTCCATGCCCGAATTCGAGCACAACTGCGGCGAAGTGCTTTAGGGTATCAGGAAAGCGACGTCTTAGAGTTTGATAATATGCGCTACCGGTTTGCAACCCGTGAGCTGACTATTGGGTCCCAAACTTTAGCATTATCTCCTAAAGAGGCATTGCTAATGGAACTGTTCTTGCGTTATCCTCACTGGGTTTTAACACGGCAGCAGTTAATGGACCGGTTATGGGGAGAAGGAACAGAAATTCTGGACAATGCGTTGGAAGCCCATATTTCCAAGCTCAGGAGGCGCCTTGTGGCGTGTGGGGGGCCGGATATTGTTGCGGTTCGTGGATTAGGGTACCGCTTAGGTGAGACGGTATGA